Genomic segment of Syntrophus gentianae:
CCGCCAGGCAGGCGGGATTTCTGGCCCGGCAGGCGGCGGTCAAACGCTTTTCTCTCTTCCACTTTTCCCCCAAGTACAAGGGAATGGGAGATGCACTGCAGGTCGAGGCCATGGAAGCCTTCAACAGCAGGAGGCCAGTCCCGTTCCCGCCTGTTTCGCCTTCCTTTTCCCGAGGAGTGGACCTTTGAAGATTCCGACCCGCCTGACGACGTTAACCACAAAAATTTTTCTACAGGTTCGGCCCCGGGTTCAATATTACGTGAAAGGCTGGCGGCGGCGCGCCGAGGCCATCCCGGATCCAGAACTGCGCCGGCAGGCCCTTCTGAGCATACGGACCAAGACGTTTCACTGTGAGGGCGGCGCCGTCTATGCCCTGTTGGCCGGCCCTCATTTTGACGAAACCGTCCGTTTCATCATCGCCTATCAGACCATCAGCGACTATCTGGACAACCTCTGCGACCGCAGCACGTCCCTTGACCCCGAGGACTTCCGAACCCTTCACTCGTCCATGCTCCACGCCCTTACGCCCTCGGCATCCCTGGACAATTACTATGCCCTCCATCAGGAGCAGAATGATGGAGGATACCTGGCAGCGCTGGTCAGAACCTGTCAGGAGATCCTGGGCAAGCTTCCCACCTACCCCCTGATCGCTCCGGCTTTATATGAACTGGCAGGCCATTACCGCGATTTGCAGGTGCATAAGCACGTCCGGAAGGATCAGCGCATTCGGCGATTGGAAAAAATGTTTCTGGACCATCCGGATTATCTGTCCCAAATGACCTGGTATGAGTTTTCCGCCTGCGCGGG
This window contains:
- a CDS encoding tetraprenyl-beta-curcumene synthase family protein, whose translation is MKIPTRLTTLTTKIFLQVRPRVQYYVKGWRRRAEAIPDPELRRQALLSIRTKTFHCEGGAVYALLAGPHFDETVRFIIAYQTISDYLDNLCDRSTSLDPEDFRTLHSSMLHALTPSASLDNYYALHQEQNDGGYLAALVRTCQEILGKLPTYPLIAPALYELAGHYRDLQVHKHVRKDQRIRRLEKMFLDHPDYLSQMTWYEFSACAGSTLGIFCLIASAFQRDFDKDLSSRIQRAYFPWVQGLHILLDYLIDQEEDLHGGDLNFCSFYPDTKELEERLIFFYNRADQSISHLPYAPFHRLINRGLLGIYLADRKVCQQKEVRRIARRLIGQGGAVAFFFFFHCRIYRWISEKDASRPLSG